Within Caulobacter segnis, the genomic segment CCTTTCATACCGCCTGATCGGGGCGGGCCTGACCGAGTTCGTCGACGCCGAGACCGCCGGTTCGGACATGTTCGCGGACGATGAACGCCGCACGCTCAAGAACGAAACGGCCATCGACGCCCTGCGCGGCAAGTTCGGCGCGGGCGCGGTCGTCAGCGGCCGGGCGCTGAAGGGCCGCTGAAGCCGCCCTCTTGCGCCGCGCCCGATCGCTAACCATCTGGGCTTCTCGTCACAGCCGGTCGCCCCGTGAGCGGGACGGCGGGCTCCACCTCCAGACGGAGCGTGACCGGCGCGAAACCGCTCACAGTTTCAGCCGCCACACTCCGGAACCGTTCGTCGGCGGTCTTCGCTCTCCCAAACGTGAAGCCGAAATCCGAGGCGCCCCTGTGCTAAAGCGGCGCAGCGGCGCTTCGGCCTCTTCCAAAGCCGCCGCGTTTCCATATCTAATTCAGGCAGGCGGGTGATTTGCCCGCCGGGAGAGAACAAGTCGATGGCCGAGCGGAAGCAAGGCGGACAAAGCAACGGCGCTGGGTCGTCGGTCGTCACGGAAGTGAAGCCGAAGACGCAGAAGCCCTCGCTTTATCGAGTTCTGATTCTCAACGACGACTACACTCCGATGGAGTTCGTGGTCTACGTTCTCGAACGGTTCTTCAACAAGTCGCGTGAAGACGCTACTCGCATCATGCTGCACGTTCACCAGAATGGTGTCGGCGTCTGCGGTGTCTACACATACGAAGTCGCAGAAACCAAGGTCGCGCAAGTCATCGACTCGGCGCGACGCCATCAGCACCCCCTGCAGTGCACCATGGAAAAGGACTGAGGAGCCTCCCCCATTGCCCTCTTTTTCGCGCCCCCTGGAAGAGTCCCTGCATCGCGCCGTCGCGTACGCCAACCAGCGTAAGCACGAGTACGCCACGCTGGAGCACCTTCTGCTCTCCCTGACCGACGACGAGGACGCCGCCGGAGTTATGCGCGCGTGTGACGTCGATCTCGCCGCGCTGAAGAAGAGCCTCTCGAACTATCTCGACGTCGAACTGTCCTCGCTGGTCGTGGACGACGACGAGGACGCCAAGCCGACAGCCGGCTTCCAGCGCGTGATCCAGCGCGCGGTGATCCACGTCCAGTCGTCGGGCCGTGAGGAAGTGACCGGCGCCAATGTTCTGGTCGCCATCTTCTCCGAACGCGAGAGCCACGCCGCCTACTTCCTGCAAGAGCAGGACATGACGCGGTACGACGCGGTCAACTTCATCGCCCACGGCATCGCCAAGAAGGCCGGCGCCTCGGAAGCCAAGAGCGTCAAGGGCGCCAGCGCCGGCTCGAACCAGACCGAGGACGACGGCGAGAAGCCGAACACCAAGACGGGCGGCGAGGCTCTCGAGGCCTATTGCGTCGACCTCAATGAAAAGGCCCGCCAGGGCAAGGTCGACCCGCTGATCGGCCGCGCGAACGAAGTGGAACGCGCGATCCAGATCCTGTGCCGTCGCACCAAGAACAACCCGCTGCTGGTGGGCGACCCGGGCGTCGGCAAGACCGCCATCGCCGAGGGCCTGGCCCGCAAGATCGTCACGCACCAGGTCCCCGAGGTCCTGGAAGGCGCCACCATCTACTCGCTCGACATGGGCGCGCTGCTGGCCGGCACCCGCTATCGCGGCGACTTCGAGGAACGCGTCAAGCAGGTGGTGAAGGAACTCGAAAACCACCCGAACGCGGTGCTGTTCATCGACGAGATCCACACCGTGATCGGCGCCGGCGCGACCAGCGGCGGGGCTATGGACGCTTCGAATCTCTTGAAGCCCGCGCTGGCCTCCGGCTCGCTGCGTTGCATGGGTTCGACCACCTACAAGGAGTTCCGCCAGCACTTCGAGAAGGACCGGGCCCTGGTCCGTCGCTTCCAAAAGATCGACGTGAACGAGCCGACGGTGGAAGACACCATCAAGATCCTCAAGGGCCTGAAGACCTATTACGAGGACTTCCACAAGCTGAAGTACACCGCCGAAGCCCTGAAGGTCGCGGTGGAGCTGTCGGCCAAGTACATCACCGACCGCAAGCTGCCGGATAAGGCGATCGACGTGATCGACGAGGCCGGCGCCAGCCAGATGCTGCTGCCGGAAAGCCGCCGCAAGAAGACCATCGGCGTCAAGGAGATCGAAAGCGTCGTCGCCAAGATCGCCCGCATCCCGCCGAAGTCGGTCAGCAAGTCGGACACCGAGGCCCTCAAGGAACTCGAGACCGACCTGAAGCGCGCGGTGTTCGGCCAGGACGAGGCTCTGAACCAGCTGTCGGCCGCCATGAAGCTGGCCCGGGCCGGCCTGCGTGAACCGAACAAGCCGATCGGCTCGTATCTGTTCAGCGGCCCGACCGGCGTCGGCAAGACCGAAGCCGCCAAGCAGCTGGCCCAGACCCTGGGCATCGAGATGCTGCGCTTCGACATGTCGGAGTACATGGAGCGCCATACCGTGAGCCGCCTGATCGGCGCCCCTCCCGGCTATGTCGGCTTCGACCAAGGCGGTCAGCTGACCGACGCGGTCGACCAGCACCCGCACGCCGTCGTCCTGCTCGACGAGATCGAGAAGGCGCACGGGGATGTCTACAACATCCTGCTGCAGGTGATGGACAACGGCGCCCTGACCGACAGCAACGGCAAGAAGGTCGACTTCCGCAACGTGGTCCTGATCATGACCACCAACGCGGGGGCGTCCGACGCCCAGCGCAATTCGATCGGCTTCGGCCGCTCGAAGGTCGAGGGTGAGGAAGAAGCCGCTCTGAAGCGCCTGTTCACGCCGGAGTTCCGCAACCGCCTGGACGCCGTCGTGGCCTTCAAGCCGCTGACGCCGGAGATCATCCGCCAGGTCGTGCAGAAGTTCGTCATGCAGCTGGAGGCCCAACTGGCCGATCGCAACATCACGATCGAGCTCTCCGACGACGCGGCCGACTGGCTGGCCAAGAACGGCTTCGACGAGCTCTACGGCGCCCGTCCGCTGGCCCGGGTCATCCAGGAGCATATCAAGAAGCCCCTGGCCGACGACATCCTGTTCGGACGTCTCGTCCGGGGCGGTCACGTCAAGGTCGTGCTGGAGAACGGCAAGATCGAGTTCGAGATCGAAAGCAACGGCGGCGACGCCAAGCCGAAGGCCGACGAAGCCGAGCCGGAAATGGCTCAGTAAGTCGCCTCGCGATACCTACGGAAAGGCCCGGCGCGATCCGGGCCTTTCTCGTTTCCGCTAACGCGAAAATTGTGGACGAAACAAGAACAAACGACTAGCGTGTAGCTATGAACACGGCAGGCTTCGACAGCTTAAGCGCCTCCAAGCGGCTTCGCGAAGCCGGTCTGGAGGAGCACGTGGCCGAAGCTATTGTCGAGATCGTGCGCCAGACTTCCAGCATGCCCGACATCGGCCATCTCGCCACCAAGGACGACCTTAGGCAGTTCGCCACCAAGGACGATCTAAAGCAGCTTGAGATGGGCACGAAGGCGGACTTTCAAGAAGCCAAGTTGACGATCGCCCAGCTTGAGGTGCGCCTCAGCGAAAAGATACGTCTGCAAGGCTGGTCCCTGCTCGGTGGAATGGCCTTACTTCTGGCCCTCAATACGGCCATGGCAAAGCTAATCGGTTAGCCCCGCAGATACCGCCCACCAACGCGCACCAGCAGACATTCCGCCCGTTCGGCGTCCAAACCGGCGGGGTTGAAGACGTCCAGCCCTACCTCTGACAACAGAGGTTGATCGATACGCCCCAGGCGATGCTGGCCCATGTTCCAGTCACGGAAGCGGCGGTGATCGGCCGGACCGTCGGCGAGGGTCCGCAGGTCGGCGTGGCGCTGGTCCCGCGCGATCCGAGCGAAGGTCTCTTCAAGAGCAGTCTCCGGCCCCTCCAGCCACTGCAGGAACCGTCCCTCCGCCACCACTAGGAAGCCCGTGATGTCGTCCAGCCGATTGTTCTGGATCGACTTGGCGATGATCGCGCGCAGCACCTCGTCGAACGCTCGCTCGGCGCCCGTGAAGCGACTGGCGTAGATCAGCCTTCGCAGGCGGCCCCGGCCTTTGTCGTCCTGGCTCATGGCGCGCTCCGTTGTATCGACGCTGAAAGCGCCAGTACGGGATTCGTCGCGCCCTGTTGGACGGCTAGCCGACCCAGGCGGCGGAATGCCTACAGCGCCGCCGAGATCTTCGCCGCCAGGGCCTTGAGTTCCTCGACATCGGCCATGCCCCCCTCGCCGTGACGGCCCAGGTCCTGACCCTCGTAGCGGGGGATGACGTGGAAGTGCAGGTGGAAGATCGTCTGGCCGGCCGGGGCGCCGTTGAACTGGGTGACGACCACGCCATCCGGCTTCAGGGCCGCGACCACCGCACGCGTCAGCTTCTGCGTCGCGGCCCCGAGGTCCGCCAGCACGTCGGTCTCGACCTCCAGGATATTTCGCGCCTGGCTGACCTTGGAGATCACCAGGGCGTGGCCGCGCGACTGCGGGAAGACGTCCATGAAGGCCAGGACCTTGTCGTCCTCGAACACCTTCACGCTGGGGATCTCGCCCCGGACGATCTTGGCGAAGATGTTGTCGGCGTCGTAGCGTCCGTCGAGGCTCATGACCGTCTCCTTCTGGCTGACCGGTCGTAGCAAACGAAGGGCGACGCGCAAACCATGGCCGAGACCAAACCCCAAGGCCTGACCGAGCAGCAGCAGAAGTGGTTCGCCTCGGTCCAGGCCAACCTGGAGCGCGAGACCGGCAAGACCCTGGAGGAATGGGTCGAGATCGTCCGCCGCGAGTGCAAGGAGACCAGGCCCAAGGCGCGCACCGACTGGCTGAAGGCGACCTATGGCGTCGGCCAGAACCGCGCCGCCACGATCCTCTCGGTCGCCTTCCCGTCCGACATGGGCTGGGACGACGCCGATGGCCTGCGCAAGGCGCTGTGGACCGATCCGGCCTCGACGGCGATCCTGGAAGCGGTCGAGGCGGCCGTCGCCGAGTTCGACGGCCTGGTCACCGGCCAGCGCAAGGCCTTCACGGCCTGGTCCCGCAAAGCGCAGTTCGCGGCCCTGAAGCCGGCCAAGGGCGGTCAGGCGGTGCTGGGCCTGGCGGTGGCGACGGACGCCTCCCCTCGGCTCTCCGAGCCCAGGAACGAGGGCTGGTCCGATCGCCTAAAGGCCAAGCTGGTTCTGACCGCCGCGGCCGATGTGGACGATGAGGTCAGGGCGCTGCTCAGGGCCGCTTGGGAGCGCTCGTAGCTTCGCCCTAGGAACGCCCGTTCCCGCCCGCCGTTGGTCTCCAAAACCCACGGAGATTCAACGATGTCCAAGGAAGCCGATCTGGCCGAGAAGTTCTGGAAGGCCCTCAAGTCCGACCGCACCGTGATGCTGGGCCTGCCCGATCACGAGAACGGCCGCGCCCAGCCGATGACAGCGGTCATCGAAGGCGATCACTCGGGTCCGATCTGGATCTTCAGCGCCGTCGACGTCGATCTGGTCGAGGCCGTCGAGGGCGGCGCGCGCGACGCCTTCATCCACTTCGCCGACAAGGGCCACCATCTGTTCGCCGCCGTCGACGGCAACCTGCGGATCGACAACGACCGCGAGACGATCGACCGGCTCTGGAACCCCTTCATCGCCGCCTGGTTCAACGGCAAGGACGATCCCAAGCTGCGCCTGTTGCGCTTCGAGCCGGCCGACGCCCAGATCTGGCTGAACGAGAACAGCCTGTTCGCCGGCGTGAAGATGATGCTCGGGGTCGATCCGAAGACCGAATACAAGGACAAGGTCGGCGAGGTCCGGCTGCAGTAGCCCGCCCTACCCTCCGTCGCGAGGCGGATCCGGCGTGTGACGGAAGGGCGAGAACTCTTCCGTCAGCATCTCGATGTCGCTTTCAACCGCCTCGCGCTCGCGCTCCAGGTAGCGGGCGACGGGCTCGCGCAGGGCGGGGTCGGCGATCCAATGGGCCGAATAGACGGCGCTGGGCAGGTAGCCGCGGGCGATCTTGTGCTGCCCCTGCGCCCCGGCCTCGACACGCGGCAGGCCCAGCCGGATCGCGTGCTCGATAGCCTGGTAGTAGCAGAGCTCGAAGTGCAGGAACGGCACGTCCTCGACGCAGCCCCAGTGGCGGCCATAGAGGCAGTCCCGGCCGATCAGGTTCAGCGCGCCGGCGATCCAGGGCCCGCCCGGCCGGCGCGCCAGGATCAGTAACACCTTGTCGGCCATCCGCTCGTGCAGCAGCGAGAAGAACCGGCGGTTCAGATAGGGTCGCCCCCACTTGCGGCCGCCGGTGTCCATGTAGAAGGCGAAGAACGCGTCCCAGTGTTCCTCGGTCAGCGCGTCGCCGGTGAGCGCGACGATCTCCAGCCCGTCCTGAGCGTCGCGGCGCTCGCGGCGGATGGTCTTGCGGCGATTGGCCGACAGGGCCGCCAGGAAGTCGTCGAAGGCAGCGTAGCCCTGGTTCTCCCAGTGATACTGCTGGTCCTGGCGCGGCAGCATCCCGCGCTCGCCCATCCAGCGCCACTCGTCCTCGACCGGGAAGGTCACGTGCAGCGACGAGGCGCCGAGGCGCTCGCACAGGGTCAGGGCTCCGCCCAAGAGGGCCGAGCGGCCCTCATCAACGTCGACATCCGGCCGAACGATCAACCGCGAGCCGGTCACCGGCGAGAACGGCGAAGAGCACTGCAGCTTGGGATAATATCGCCCGCCGGCCCGCTCATAGGCGTCGGCCCAGGCATGGTCGAAGACGTATTCGCCCTGGCTGTGGGATTTCAGATAGAGGGGCATGACCCCGGCCACTGCCCCCGCCTCGTCGTCGACCGTCAAGTGATGCGGCGCCCACCCTGTGCGGGCCGAGACGCAGCCGCTCTCCTCCAGGATCGACAGGAAGTCGTAGCTGACGAACGGATCGCCGGTCTGGCCCGCGCAAGCGTCCCAGGCCGCCTTGCCGATCTCGCCGATCGCGCGGTGGACGCGAACCGCCGACTGGACCCCTATCGGGTCTGGCGTCACGCCGTGAAGCCCTCGAAGATCAGGTTGTCGCAATGGTCGCGCACGCCTTCCCACTGGTCGGGCGAGCGGACCGTCCAGGCGACGATCGGCATGCCCTTGGCGCGATATAGGTCGGCGCGCGGGCTGGGCAACATGTCCAGGCCCAGGGCCAGGAAATCAGGCCGCGCGATCTCGACCTGCTCCAGCGCCGCCAGCGACTTGCGCATTTCGGGGGCGAGTTTGCGGGCGCCCTCGTCGTTCCAGCCGTAGCTGTCCAGGCCGCGCAGGATCTGCGGGTGATGGTCGGCGAACCAGGCATGCGAGTACGGGTTGAAGCCGATCACGGCGGTCGGGCCGTTGTGATCGACCAGCACCTCGGTCACCCGCCTTTCCAGCGGGCCGACATCGCCGAAGGGCGTTTTCAGCTCGATGAAGACCATGGCGCGGTGACCGATCATGGTCAGGGTGTCGGCCAGGGTCGGGATGGTTTCGTCCGTGCCCATGAGCGCGTAGCTTCCGAGCTCGGCGGCGGTGTGGTCGCGCAGGCGTCCTTCCCGGCCGGTCATCCGCTCCAGACGATCGTCATGGAAAACCACCGCCTCGCCGTCGGCGGTCAGCTGGACGTCCAGCTCTATGCCGTAGCCGCCGGCGCAGGCGGCCTGGAAGGCGGCCAGGCTGTTCTCCGGCGCGCCATCCTTGGCCCAGAGGCCACGGTGGGCCACCGGCGGGTCGAACAGGCGCTCCCACGCCTCGCCGAAGACATCGGTCGAGGGGCGTTCGCGCGAGCGCATCAGGCGATCTCCACCACCGCGTCCACCTCGACCGCGAAGCCGAGGGGCAGCTTGTAGACGCCCACCGCCGAGCGGGCGTGGCGACCGGCCTCGCCCAGCACCTCGACCATCAGGTCCGAGCACCCGTTGACGACCTTGGGGATGTCGATGAAGTCCGGCCCGGCCTGGACGAAGCCGCCCAGCTTCACGACGCGGACCACGCGGTCCAGGTCGCCGTCGCAGGCGGCCTTCATCTGGGCCAGCAGATTGACGCCACACAGGCGCGCGGCCTTCTGGGCGATCTCCAGGTCGACGTCGACGCCGACCGTTCCCTTGATCCCGCCGTCGGGCGCGATCGAGATCTGGCCGGAGATGTGCACGAGGTTGCCGGAGCGGACGAAGGGCACGTAGTTGGCCACCGGCGCCACCGGCTGGGGCAGCTCGACACCAATCGCCTTCAGGCGTTCATCGACCTTCGACATTCACGCGCTCCACTGGATTTGTGGGCCATGCTTAACGCGGCAGATGGGAGCGCAAAAGAAAAAAGGCCCGGACCTCTCGGTCCGGACCTTCATAGGCTGGGTTGGCTGGCCGCCGGTAAGGCGACTAAAACCCGAAGCGGCTCTTAGCGAGCGGCTTGGAACTTCTCGACGGCGGCGCTGACGCGTTCGTTCAGCGGCTTCACCGAGTCCTTGATCGAGGCCGAGACGATCTCCGAGGCCTTGCTGACCTGGGCGATGTAGGCTTCCAGGGCCGACTTGGCCCAGGCGGTCTGCAGTTCGACGGCTTCCTGGACGCTCTTGGCGGCGGCCAGCGACTTTGCGGCGGCGACTTGATCTTCCGCGGCCTTCTTGCCGTAGGCAAAGGTCTGGGCGCCCAGGGCTTCGGCGCCCTTGGTGGCGGCGGTCACCGAGGCGACGACGGCTTCCAGGTTCTTCTTCGAGTGGGTGTTGGCTTCGGCCAGGGCGGCCAGGGACTTCTCGACGCCGTCCTTGAACGCTTGGTTCGAGGCGGTCGTGAATTGCTCGACGGTGGTCTTGACGGTTTCGGCGGCGGCCATTGGGGCTCTCCTGGGGAGGAAGAAGACGGCGGGGCGGAGAACGAGCCGCAGCTCGCCCATCTGCGCTTGGGACACCGCGGTTCTCTCATGTTGCAGTGCAGCAGTCAACAATTTTGTGCAGCGCACCATGACGCAACGGAATCAGCCAGCAAGCTGCAGCATTGGAAGCACGCCCCCGATTTTTTCACGCCTGCGGCAAGATCGCTCACCAGTTGTTTACTTTAGCGAAAGGCGTCTTCCATCATGCTACGGGTCACGCGTGTGGCGGCGCCAGCCGCTTCCCAGTTCAAAATGACGGACGCTGCCCGATGTTCGCCAAGCTTATTTCCGCCCGCTCCTTCCTCGCCGCAGCCGGCCTGGCGCTGTCTTGCATGGTCGGCGCGCTCGCCCCGACCACCGCCTCGGCCGCCATACCCTATCTGCAGCTGAACGCCTCGGAGCCGAAGTACGCGGCGATCGTCATCGACGCCAATTCGGGCGAAGTCCTTTACGACAAAAGGGCCGACAGCCCTCGCTACCCCGCCTCGGTCACCAAGGTGATGACCCTGTACCTGACCTTCGAGGCGCTCAGCGAAGGCCGGCTGAAACTGACCGACCGGGTCGTCATGTCGCCCCGCGCGGCGGCCCAGGCCCCGACCAAGATCGGCCTGCGCCCCGGCGACAGCATGAGTGTCGACGAGGCCATCAAGTCCATGACGGTCAAGTCCGCCAACGACGTCGCCGTGGCCATGGCCGAGCGACTCGCCGGCAGCGAGTCGCGATTCGCCGCCCTGATGACCCTGCGCGGTCAGGAGCTGGGCATGCGCAACAGCCGCTTCGTGAACGCCTCGGGCCTGCCCGACAGCCGCCAGATCTCAACGGCCCGCGACCTGGCCATCCTGTCGCGCGCCGCCATGCGCGACTTCCCGCAGTACTACAGCTACTTCTCGGTGAAGGGCTTCACCTTCCGGGGCAACTACATCAAGGGCCACAACCGCCTGCTGGACAGCATGGAAGGGTTCGACGGCCTGAAGACCGGCTACACCAACGCATCGGGCTTCAACCTAGCGGGCTCGGCCGTGCGTGACGGCCGTCGCTTGATCGCCGTGGTCCTGGGCGGCCCGTCGACCGCCTGGCGCGACAACAACATGGAAGACCTGCTGCTGACCGGCTTCGACGTGATGAAGCGTCGTTCGCGCGGCGAGCGCACCTCGATCGCCGCCAATATTTACGAGGACGATCCCTCGGGCCCGATCGAGCGTCCGTCGGTCGAGCAAGGCGACGGCGACCAGGCCGGCCTGCGCATCGTCCTGACCGAGAACCCGCGCAATCCGGGCCCGGTGAAGGTCTCGCCGACGATGCGCGGCGCCCAGGAAGCCGCCAAGGCCAAGCCTGCCGCCAAGAAGGCGAAGGGCGAATGGGGCGTGCAGGTCGGCGCCTTCAAGTCCAAGTCGCTGGCCAACGATCAGCTGAAGCTGGTGCGCGGTCGCTTCGCCAAGGTCGTGGCCGAGGCCGAGGCCGCCGTGGAAGGCGCCGGCGGCACGTTCCGCGCCCAGTTCCAGGGCATGACCTCTGACGCCGCCCGTAGCGCCTGCTCGGCCCTGAAGGCCAAGCGCGTGCCCTGCATGGTGCTCCAGCCCTAAACACCGCCTCCCCGGCGAAAGCCGGGCCCCAGATCGAACCAAGGGCGCCGAGCGGCTAGGCTCGGCGCCCTTTCGCATTCACGGTTGACGCTCAGGATGAGCCCGGGCCCCGGCTTTCGCCGGGGAGACGGCGGTGAGACTAGGCTTCCGAGATCACTTTCGAGATCAGCCGCGCCATTCGCGCCACGCCTTCCTCGATCTGCTCGTCGGTGGGCAGCGAGTAGCTGAGGCGGATGGCGTTGGGCGTCTGGACCTCGGCGAAGAACGGCGCGCCGGGCACGAAGGCCACGCGCTCCTCGGCGATGGCCCGCGCCAACAGCGCCGCGCCATCAATCCCTTCCGGCAGGTCGACCCAGACGAACATGCCGCCTTCCGGATGCGACCAGGTCACGCCCTTGGGCATGCTCCGCTCCAGCGCCGCCAGGATCACCCGCGCCTTGTGGCCATAGGCGCCACGCAGACGGTGCAGGTGCTGGTCATAGCCTTCCGAGACGGCGCGGTGGGCGACCATCTGGTTGATCGTCGAGACGTGCAGGTCAGCGCCTTGCTTCAGCAGGACCAACTTCTCGATCACCGCCTTGGGCCCGCAGACCCAGCCGATGCGCAGGGCCGGCGACAGGGTCTTGGACAGGGTGCCCAGGAACAGGGTGCGGGCGTTGTCGATGCCGCCCGAGCGGGCGATGTCCAGCGACAGCAGGGTCGGCGTCGTCTCGCCCACGAACCGCAGTTCGCGATAGGCCGCATCCTCGACCAGGGTCATGTCCAGACGGTCGGCCAGGGCCAGCACGGCCTGGCGCTCCTCCAGGGTCAGGCTAACGCCGGTCGGATTGGCGAAGTCGGGCACGAAATAGCCCAGCGCGCCGTGCGGAAGGTCGGCGGCCGCCGGATCCCGCAGCGCATCCTCCGGCAGGTCGCGATAGGCGGGCTCGTAGCCGTTGAAGGCCTGCAGCGCGCCCAGATAGGTCGGTCGCGCCACCACGACCGTGTCGCCGGGGCTGATGAACAGCTTGCCGACCAGGTCCAGCGCCTGCTGCGAGCCGGCGGTCAGCATGATGTTGTGCGGCTCGCACGGCATGCCGTCGCGGCTCATCCGCTCGGCGATCCACTGGCGCAGCGGTAGATAGCCTTCGCTGACCGAATATTGCAGCGCCTGCCGTGACAGGGCCGGATCGGCCAGAATGGCGTCGTAACCGGCCTGGATCTGCTCGGCCGGGAACAGGCCAGGATCGGGGATGCCGCCGGCGAACGACAGGATGTCGGGCTGGTCCAGCAGCTTGAGCAGCTCGCGGATCTCGCTGGCGCGGACGCGGCTCATGCGGTCGCTGAAGCGCGCGGCCCATTCGGCGGCGCGGTCGGTGTCTTGGGTGGTCATGGGGTGATCTAGTCCGAACTGAATGACGCTATAGAGCCGCGACGGCGGCTCGCCTGAACTCGGTTCAGGACGTCATACCGAGCAGGTTTGGCCCGACGAGCGGCGGCGCCAGAAGCGTTCGCGATTGATCATGCCCTTCTCCTATCTCAGCTGCGCCGCTTGATCAAACGATCGCGCGCGGCGTTGAGCTGGGCGGCCAGCCCTTGCGTGCCGCCCTTGTCGGGATGGGCCAGCTGGATCAGGCGCGTATAGGCCGCCTTGACCTCGGCCAGGGTGGCCTCGGGGCCAACGCCCAGGATGGCGCGAGCTTCCGATAGGCTGAGTTCCGGCTTGGGCGGCTGGACCATCTCGCGGCGGATGACTGGACGGCGGCGCGCCTCGGTGACGCTCCACAGCGCGATGACGCCCAGCACGATCCCCGTGCCCCACGATCCGCGGATCGTGGCGTAGGCCGCCGCCGCGAAGGCGGCGATCGAGGCCGCCCCCGCCCCTACCCGCCAGCCGTCGCCCTTCAGCAGGGTTCGGCCACGAGGCCACAGCAGGAAGACGAGGATGGCCGCGCCCAGCAGCAGGTACAGCATCGGAACTCCAAACACGAAAACGGGCGGCAGGGTCGCCCCTAAAGCCTGCCTGAGCAGGCTTTAGATCCGAACATTGGAGCGCGTTTAGGGGGCGAAACCGCGAGCACTTTCGCCCAACGCGTTCCCGCCCGCTCTCAACCATGTAGACGTTGGCTTACTGCGCCGCCAGCAGGGTCTCGCCCGAATAGGCCGCCAGGCCCAGGCTGTGCATCAGGGCGCGCAGTTCCTGGCGCGCGGCCAGGTGCTGCAGCGACACCGGCACCGGGCGCACCTGCGGCGACAGGTCGGCGATGGTCAGGCCGAACGGGAACAGCTCGCGATAGATGACGCGGTCGCGCAGGCCGGGGCCGATGCGGAAGCCGACGCGCTTGGCCAGGGCCGTCAGACGGTCCTCCAGGCGCTTGCGGTTACGGGCCTCGGTGGTGGCCAATCGATTGCGTAGCACGACCCAATCCATCGCCTGGCGCTGGCCAGACAGGGCCCGCTGCTTGCGGCCTTCCCAGACGGTCAGCGAGTACAGGCTGGGCTTGGTCAGCTCCAGGGTCACCGGATCCACGGTGCCCAGCATGTCGAAGTCGACGAAGCTGTCGTTCATCGGCGTCACGACCAGATCCGCTCGGCCGTGGGCCAGGCGGGTGATGGCGCTGTCGCCGCCGGGGGTGTCGATCAGGATGAAGTCGCAGTCCTCGGCCGCCTTGGCGAAGGCGGCCTCGAAACCGGCGACCTGCTCCTCCTCCGACTTCTCGGCCAGGGCGATGTCGTTGTCGCTGAGGGTCAGCGACAGCGGCATGGGCAGATCCAGCTTCTTGCTGGCCGTCCAGGCGACACGGTTCTCGAAGAACCGACCCGAGGTGCGCTGGCGCAGGTCCAGGTCGAGCACGGCGACCTTGGCGCCACCGTACAGCAGCGCGGTCGCGAGGTGGACGGCGATGGTGGACTTGCCCGCACCACCCTTTTCGTTGCCGACGACGATGACGCGCGTTTCGGCCATGGCTCGATCCTCGATGCGTCGCGACTCGCACGACCTTGGACTGAAGGTTAACACGATGTTACCGCCGCCCCACCGGGTCAACCGTCTCAATCCACAGGCATAATTGTCGCACCCCGAAAGCGGGTTTCCCGCGCGGGATGGT encodes:
- a CDS encoding BLUF domain-containing protein encodes the protein MSQDDKGRGRLRRLIYASRFTGAERAFDEVLRAIIAKSIQNNRLDDITGFLVVAEGRFLQWLEGPETALEETFARIARDQRHADLRTLADGPADHRRFRDWNMGQHRLGRIDQPLLSEVGLDVFNPAGLDAERAECLLVRVGGRYLRG
- a CDS encoding HIT family protein codes for the protein MSLDGRYDADNIFAKIVRGEIPSVKVFEDDKVLAFMDVFPQSRGHALVISKVSQARNILEVETDVLADLGAATQKLTRAVVAALKPDGVVVTQFNGAPAGQTIFHLHFHVIPRYEGQDLGRHGEGGMADVEELKALAAKISAAL
- the clpS gene encoding ATP-dependent Clp protease adapter ClpS, which produces MAERKQGGQSNGAGSSVVTEVKPKTQKPSLYRVLILNDDYTPMEFVVYVLERFFNKSREDATRIMLHVHQNGVGVCGVYTYEVAETKVAQVIDSARRHQHPLQCTMEKD
- a CDS encoding GNAT family N-acetyltransferase — protein: MTPDPIGVQSAVRVHRAIGEIGKAAWDACAGQTGDPFVSYDFLSILEESGCVSARTGWAPHHLTVDDEAGAVAGVMPLYLKSHSQGEYVFDHAWADAYERAGGRYYPKLQCSSPFSPVTGSRLIVRPDVDVDEGRSALLGGALTLCERLGASSLHVTFPVEDEWRWMGERGMLPRQDQQYHWENQGYAAFDDFLAALSANRRKTIRRERRDAQDGLEIVALTGDALTEEHWDAFFAFYMDTGGRKWGRPYLNRRFFSLLHERMADKVLLILARRPGGPWIAGALNLIGRDCLYGRHWGCVEDVPFLHFELCYYQAIEHAIRLGLPRVEAGAQGQHKIARGYLPSAVYSAHWIADPALREPVARYLEREREAVESDIEMLTEEFSPFRHTPDPPRDGG
- a CDS encoding DUF4287 domain-containing protein is translated as MAETKPQGLTEQQQKWFASVQANLERETGKTLEEWVEIVRRECKETRPKARTDWLKATYGVGQNRAATILSVAFPSDMGWDDADGLRKALWTDPASTAILEAVEAAVAEFDGLVTGQRKAFTAWSRKAQFAALKPAKGGQAVLGLAVATDASPRLSEPRNEGWSDRLKAKLVLTAAADVDDEVRALLRAAWERS
- the clpA gene encoding ATP-dependent Clp protease ATP-binding subunit ClpA, giving the protein MPSFSRPLEESLHRAVAYANQRKHEYATLEHLLLSLTDDEDAAGVMRACDVDLAALKKSLSNYLDVELSSLVVDDDEDAKPTAGFQRVIQRAVIHVQSSGREEVTGANVLVAIFSERESHAAYFLQEQDMTRYDAVNFIAHGIAKKAGASEAKSVKGASAGSNQTEDDGEKPNTKTGGEALEAYCVDLNEKARQGKVDPLIGRANEVERAIQILCRRTKNNPLLVGDPGVGKTAIAEGLARKIVTHQVPEVLEGATIYSLDMGALLAGTRYRGDFEERVKQVVKELENHPNAVLFIDEIHTVIGAGATSGGAMDASNLLKPALASGSLRCMGSTTYKEFRQHFEKDRALVRRFQKIDVNEPTVEDTIKILKGLKTYYEDFHKLKYTAEALKVAVELSAKYITDRKLPDKAIDVIDEAGASQMLLPESRRKKTIGVKEIESVVAKIARIPPKSVSKSDTEALKELETDLKRAVFGQDEALNQLSAAMKLARAGLREPNKPIGSYLFSGPTGVGKTEAAKQLAQTLGIEMLRFDMSEYMERHTVSRLIGAPPGYVGFDQGGQLTDAVDQHPHAVVLLDEIEKAHGDVYNILLQVMDNGALTDSNGKKVDFRNVVLIMTTNAGASDAQRNSIGFGRSKVEGEEEAALKRLFTPEFRNRLDAVVAFKPLTPEIIRQVVQKFVMQLEAQLADRNITIELSDDAADWLAKNGFDELYGARPLARVIQEHIKKPLADDILFGRLVRGGHVKVVLENGKIEFEIESNGGDAKPKADEAEPEMAQ
- a CDS encoding pyridoxamine 5'-phosphate oxidase family protein, whose product is MSKEADLAEKFWKALKSDRTVMLGLPDHENGRAQPMTAVIEGDHSGPIWIFSAVDVDLVEAVEGGARDAFIHFADKGHHLFAAVDGNLRIDNDRETIDRLWNPFIAAWFNGKDDPKLRLLRFEPADAQIWLNENSLFAGVKMMLGVDPKTEYKDKVGEVRLQ